In Orcinus orca chromosome 15, mOrcOrc1.1, whole genome shotgun sequence, the DNA window AGACCTGAATCTAATAGACAAATCACTTAGTAGCCAGATACTCTGATGTAAATAAGATAGGAGGTACCATATGTGATTGGATTCACCTACGatcttttggatttcttttttttttttttttttggatttcttttgtaTCTCAGTTTTATAACAATATTCTATGACcactatttgaaaattaaaagaagcGTCCATATAGGATGCTTCATTATTTCACTTTAAATTCATTAACTTTAGTTTCCATTACTCACTGCCCCTAATTTACTGTCTGTTTCTCTTATCATTTTTTCATTAGTTTATGAAACATCTGACTTCATATACCTTTTTCCAATTAGAAGAGTAATATAAACCTATTTTGAAGATAattcagaaaatttaaagaaaatcatcactTACCCAactgtttaaattgttttggTTCCTCCCAGACACTTTTCAATGTATATCTAAGGATAGttatttttgtaattcattttaatgtgttttattgGTTGTACAACAGTCAGTTACACAAAAAGTAAGATAGTTTACTTAACCATGCTTCCATCCTTAagtatttagattgtttctatttTGCAGACATAATAGTCaatacaataattattttttaaaatattttttcaaaattttgcatTGTTTCTTTAGGTGGCAATTTAAAAGtggcactaatatgtataaagtagataactaatgagaacctgctatatagcacagggaactccacttcactgtacaatagaaactaacacaacattgtaaaacaactataccccaataaaaataaataaataaataaaaattcaaataaaaatttttaaatatagaaataaaaaataaccccCCCTCAAAAAAAGTGGAATTGAGTAGATCAAAAGCTCTTGATAAAAAAATTGCTGTCAAATTGATGAAGACAATTGTACCAGGTTACAATGTCACTAACAGTGTCACAAGACCACCTTACTTACTGTGTTCTCCCTGCTTTGAACATTTTGACCATTTCCTCAGTCTTTGTTTTCAGGTcaggaaaaagaatgtgtgtgtgtgtgtgtgtgtgtgtgtagtcatttcctttgttttatagCTCTGAAATTAAACACATTAATAACCATTTAAATATCATTCAATAGTCATATTTACAAACTATCATGTATGTGCTTACTCATATTTGTATTtatgtttattcatatttatgtgCTATGACTGTCTAACTATTATGGGTCAGTGTTCTTCTTTCCAGTGAACATTTCATGTATCAAGATACCAATGATTCTTCTACCCTCagtgttgtaaatatttttccaacaCGTTTTTTTtcccgtttgtttttttttttttctttttttttttttttgcggtacgcgggcctctcactgttgtggcctctcccgttgcagagcacaggctccggacatgcagactcagtggccatggctcacgggcccagccgctccgcggcatgtgggatcttcccggaccggggcatgaacccgtgtcccctgcattggcaggcggactctcaaccactgcgccaccagggaagcccatataaagttttttaaattatagattaCCAGTTCCAGTCTAAAGATCCTGATTTAGTAAGTCCGGAGTATCATCAACTTATTTAAATCTTCTAGAATTATTAAGAATTCAAAATTAAGAGTCTAAATTAATGAATTTACTACTTAATCTGCAttgctgttttcttcttctgtatcTTCTGTACTTAAGCACATAGTTGGGACTTAAGACAAGTCTTTAACTGATTTACAAGATTGCagaaaattaatcatttaattttaaaatagagattcAAATGCACTTTGAATCTCTATTTTAAATCCACAAATATTAAAGTAAATAGAATATGGTTGTTTAAAAGGTAattaaaatctaaagaaaaattgAACACAACAAGCTTCACTATAAAGGAAacaattattataaattaaaattttttccctaCATAAATTTAAATCTCCCCAGTATAAAATGTGTTCTTTATGTGTGTAATTTGTCTGCAGAGGAATGCAATGCTCTGAACTGAAATCATTACATATTAAAATCTAAAtggttttgggacttccctggcggtccagtggttaagactccccctTCCAATTCAgtgggtgcaggtttgatccctggtcagggagctaagatcccacatgcctctgggccaaaaaaaccaaaacataaaacagaagcaatattgtaacaagttcaataaagactttaaaaatggtccacattaaaaaaaaaatctttgaaaaaattcTAAATGGCTAATTTTGCCATtaagattttatataaaatgtcttaaagacATTCTAAATGAACAAATTGGGTTACTTTTTCtatatgaaattatattattttgaaatatagaaaaaaagaaggttCTTATAGCTTCAATGTTCAGttgtttttttagaattttaatttaagtatagttgatttacaatgttgtgttagtttcaggtgtacagctcttaaaaaaaaaccagacatttttaatagttttggAAGACCTAAGTGTTTACATGGTGAAAATTAAGGTAATTTTTTCCATTATTCACTGTCTAAATTACTTTTCTTCAAATGGCATCATGGTAGCTCCTATAGGTATAATGTAGCAATAGCAGTGGATATAGACTCAGCCATTGAAGAGGTAGCTACAATTTGAGGAAAGAGCCAGTGAGGGAAGATAGTTGTAGGTTAATTTGTAGTGAAAATAACTAAACGTTAACTTGCCATAGAAGAGAACATTTTGATGATTGGTGGTAGTTCTAGTAGATTAAAGTGATAATGGTGGCATTGCAGTTGCAGGTTCAGAGAAATAGGTGGAGATTACAGATTGTTGAAGGAGAGTGATGACCATAGGTTTTGTAAGCTAAGTGAAAGTTACAGTAGTTGTAGTTTAAGGTTCTGGTGTAGCAGAGGCAGCTGTGGTTTCACTTGAAGTTGTGATCGTGGCTGCTGCGGTTGCAGGTTCAGGTGAAGCGATGGTCATGGCCGCTGAGGTTGCAGGTTCAGGTGAACCGATGGTTGTGGTTGTTGTGGTTGTAGGTTCAGTGGACAAGGCAGAGATAGTAAATTCTGTTTAAGTGGTTGTAGCTGTCAGTTCTGTTGACCTGGTGGTCACTGTAGGTTGAGAAGTAGTAGAGGTGGTCCAAGGAATAATAATCATAGGCTCCCCGACTTTGGGGATAGCTGGAAAACAATGGAAGATTTGTAATTTCCCCTATTATTCATCAGGCTTATTATAAGTATGCCAATTGCTGTCGTTATCACACAGGCTAAGAGACAAGCCAAAAAGACTTTCCACAGAGACCAGTTATTGTAGCAATTTTCTTTCATCTAAGAAGAgtgtaaataaaaaatatcagtagTGAAAGATAAAAATGCTTGTCGTTTATGATCTCTTTTGTGTTATTTATAACCAGGTGCATTAACATCATTGAATCCCTATATATCTCTCAAGAAATTTAAAGTCCACATTTTTATCCCGATAGAAGTAACTGCATGCTTTCTCTAACATTAGAAGAGATAAAAATCTGCCTATATCTCatcttcttttattctattttccaaTGGTGAATATGGGGCCTTTTGTTTTTTCACATAAGCAGAACAAAACTTTAATAGTAAATTCTCTGCCATACACCCAAATTTCCCCTGGATATTGTCATTACCCCAACCTGCTCCACTTCCAGAATCACTTCTTCAAGAATCCTGTGCTCTAACCACCATGTCCTCTCCTTCCAGTTTGTTTGTTCAATTATTCCTGTAACAACGtttctttagttttattaaaACATCCAGCCCAGCAGCCCTGGCTTCACTCACATCTCTCCATATCCACCATTTGTTCCAAGGCCCATTATTTCAATATACTTACTAACTCCCTAAAATCTCTTGCACTTCCCTCTTCTCCGTTTTTCCAGTTGGCAAACAAGTGACTTCTTATTCCGGAGCTTCCCTTGAACAGTCGCACTGTTGGGGAAAGTCATGCACCTGGGCAGATCAGACTCAATATAAATGTATGACCACCATCCTCAGATGGATTTTCTGTACTGCTCTACCATCCTATTATAGTTCTCTGATTAAGATATGCTCTCATTTTCAAAATACTTCCTTaatcttcttccctctctttatACCTGTAACCTCCATCCACCAACTCTCACACACAAATTATCCCTCCTCATTCCTATCAAATGACTCTACTTCCTTTCTACTTCATCCAGAAACTTGAAACCATCAAATGGAAACTCTTTCAAACCCCCACTAGGTACCAAACCTGCAAGTCCACTCTCTTCTTTCCCTGATTGACACAAAAGATTCTATCCCTCCTTCTGCCTGAAGCTGACCTGCCAATCTGTCTTTGGATCCCAACCCCTCTGACCTCCTCAGCAACTTTTTTGTTTATCCTTCCTCCAGGACTGAATACTTCACCATTTTCCCCTTAAATGACTTCTTCCTTTCAACATTTAAACACACTCAAATCTCTCCCATCTTAAACAAGAAAATC includes these proteins:
- the DYNAP gene encoding dynactin-associated protein codes for the protein MDVRRAEKAFNGAADIKGNARIETYFWSSACSTESSRMDRKHGKYVVNIEHSENPAMKENCYNNWSLWKVFLACLLACVITTAIGILIISLMNNRGNYKSSIVFQLSPKSGSL